In the Mycolicibacterium thermoresistibile genome, one interval contains:
- a CDS encoding thiazole synthase, with protein MASPDTDKLTIAGRTFGSRLILGTGGAANLAILEEALVASGTELTTVAMRRVDAEGGTGVLELLNRLGITPLPNTAGCRGAAEAVYTAQLGREALDTDWVKLEVIADERTLLPDAVELVRAAEQLVDDGFTVLPYTNDDPVLAKRLEDVGCAAVMPLGSPIGTGLGISNPHNIEMIVAQSNVPVILDAGIGTASDAALAMELGCDAVLLATAVTRAGDPPKMAAAMAAAVTAGRLARQAGRIPKRFWAQASSPPL; from the coding sequence GTGGCTAGCCCGGACACCGACAAGCTGACCATCGCTGGCCGCACGTTCGGCTCCCGGCTCATCCTGGGCACCGGCGGAGCGGCGAATCTGGCGATCCTGGAAGAGGCGTTGGTGGCCTCGGGCACCGAACTGACCACGGTGGCGATGCGCCGCGTCGACGCCGAGGGCGGCACCGGGGTGCTGGAGCTGCTGAACCGGCTGGGCATCACCCCGCTGCCCAACACCGCCGGCTGCCGCGGCGCGGCCGAGGCGGTCTACACCGCGCAGCTGGGCCGGGAGGCGCTGGACACCGACTGGGTCAAACTCGAGGTCATCGCCGACGAGCGCACCCTGCTGCCGGACGCGGTCGAACTGGTCCGCGCCGCAGAACAACTGGTGGACGACGGGTTCACCGTGCTGCCCTACACCAACGACGACCCGGTGCTGGCCAAACGGTTGGAGGACGTCGGCTGCGCCGCGGTGATGCCGCTGGGATCCCCGATCGGCACCGGGCTGGGCATCTCCAATCCGCACAACATCGAGATGATCGTGGCGCAGTCGAATGTGCCGGTGATCCTGGACGCCGGGATCGGCACCGCCAGCGACGCCGCGCTCGCGATGGAACTGGGCTGCGATGCGGTGCTGTTGGCCACCGCGGTGACCCGGGCCGGCGACCCACCGAAGATGGCGGCCGCGATGGCCGCGGCGGTCACCGCCGGACGGCTGGCCCGGCAGGCCGGCCGGATCCCGAAACGATTCTGGGCGCAGGCGTCCAGCCCGCCCCTCTGA
- a CDS encoding ABC transporter ATP-binding protein codes for MIELTALTKVFGRTRAVDDLTCTVEPGVVTGFLGPNGAGKTTTMRLILGLDRPTSGTATIDGRRYRDLRDPLRTVGALLDARAVHPARSARNHLRWLAAANRIPQRRVDEVLELVGLTAVAARPAGTLSLGMSQRLGIAGALLGDPPVLLFDEPVNGLDPEGIRWVRTLMRTMAAEGRTVLVSSHLLAEMANTADRLLVIGRGRLIASTSVAEFVGSTAAERVRVRSPEMDTLRGLLADAGVEVRLEPDGAALTVRGAAPEVVGELAARNGITLHELSVQRASLEDAYLELTDAAVEYRAVPR; via the coding sequence ATGATCGAATTGACCGCGTTGACCAAGGTGTTCGGTCGCACTCGGGCCGTCGACGACCTCACCTGCACGGTCGAACCGGGGGTGGTGACCGGATTCCTCGGACCCAACGGGGCCGGCAAGACCACCACGATGCGGTTGATTCTCGGGCTGGACCGGCCGACGTCGGGCACCGCCACCATCGACGGTCGTCGCTACCGCGACCTGCGTGACCCACTGCGCACCGTCGGGGCGCTGCTGGACGCACGTGCGGTGCACCCGGCCCGCAGCGCGCGCAACCATCTGCGCTGGCTGGCCGCGGCCAACCGGATTCCGCAGCGCCGCGTCGACGAGGTGTTGGAGCTGGTCGGGCTGACCGCGGTGGCCGCCAGACCCGCCGGCACGCTGTCGCTGGGCATGAGCCAGCGGCTGGGCATCGCCGGCGCGCTGTTGGGTGATCCGCCGGTGCTGCTGTTCGACGAACCGGTCAACGGTCTGGATCCGGAGGGCATCCGCTGGGTGCGCACGCTGATGCGCACCATGGCCGCCGAGGGCCGCACCGTGCTGGTGTCCAGCCACCTGCTGGCCGAGATGGCCAACACCGCCGACCGGCTGCTGGTGATCGGCCGTGGCAGATTGATCGCCTCGACCAGCGTCGCCGAGTTCGTCGGCAGCACCGCCGCCGAACGGGTCCGGGTCCGCAGCCCCGAGATGGACACGCTGCGCGGGCTGCTGGCCGACGCCGGCGTCGAGGTGCGGCTCGAACCGGACGGGGCGGCGCTCACGGTGCGCGGCGCGGCGCCGGAGGTGGTCGGCGAGTTGGCCGCCCGCAACGGCATCACCCTCCACGAACTGAGCGTGCAGCGGGCCTCGCTGGAGGACGCCTACCTCGAGCTCACCGACGCCGCGGTGGAATACCGGGCGGTGCCGCGGTGA
- a CDS encoding ABC transporter permease, whose product MATGLAAAVNAERVKLLTTRAPLWSALGVAVSALGVAALQGLTAHHYSALPPQQAALGVVVFGIPVLMILAALTVTGEHRTGAIRTTFLAVPRRTVAIAAKTVVATVFCGGWAALMTVAAILAAGASADPMAAAHLTPTGAAGWRVIAGVTAFAMLAAVLGVAVGVLLRNTAGAVAVLLLWPLVAEPILANMPDVAPVVGPYLPFGNVFRFLDVRWLYPVFDTPWGGLGSLVYFAVVVAVVGVAAVVVVNRRDA is encoded by the coding sequence ATGGCCACCGGCCTGGCCGCGGCGGTGAACGCCGAACGCGTCAAACTGCTCACCACCCGCGCGCCGCTGTGGTCGGCGCTGGGCGTCGCGGTGTCGGCGCTCGGGGTGGCCGCACTGCAGGGCTTGACCGCGCACCACTACAGTGCGCTGCCGCCGCAGCAGGCGGCGCTCGGGGTGGTGGTGTTCGGGATTCCGGTGCTGATGATCCTCGCGGCGCTGACCGTCACCGGCGAACACCGCACCGGCGCCATCCGCACCACGTTCCTGGCCGTGCCGCGCCGCACCGTGGCGATCGCCGCGAAAACCGTGGTGGCGACGGTGTTCTGCGGCGGCTGGGCGGCGCTGATGACAGTGGCCGCGATTCTCGCGGCCGGCGCGTCGGCCGACCCGATGGCCGCGGCCCACCTGACGCCGACCGGGGCGGCGGGTTGGCGGGTGATCGCCGGGGTGACCGCGTTCGCGATGCTCGCCGCGGTGCTCGGCGTCGCGGTGGGAGTGTTGCTGCGGAACACCGCCGGGGCGGTCGCGGTGCTGCTGTTGTGGCCGCTGGTCGCCGAACCGATCCTGGCCAACATGCCGGACGTCGCCCCGGTGGTGGGCCCGTACCTGCCGTTCGGCAACGTGTTCCGGTTCCTCGACGTGCGGTGGCTCTACCCGGTCTTCGACACGCCCTGGGGCGGACTCGGGTCCCTGGTGTACTTCGCGGTCGTGGTCGCGGTGGTGGGTGTCGCCGCCGTGGTGGTGGTGAATCGCCGCGACGCCTGA
- a CDS encoding M20/M25/M40 family metallo-hydrolase has protein sequence MRSTPLTAGALMTAMAVFGTAVVGGCSRSTQTEPVPGAAPAAADFAAELRDRISGDAVFAHLTELQRIADEHGGNRALGTPGYDASVDYVVDVLRDSGFEVETPEFEVRLPFAEDPEVTVGGAPVSAKPLLFTIGTGPDGVSGPLVPARADDDSPGCTADDYDGLPVDGAVVLVDRGHCPFGDKQAAAAERGAVALIVANTVDEEEMGGTLGERTEVEIPVVSVSKSEGARLRERPGPTAITLEAGVETKRTRNVIAQTSTGATSDVVMIGAHLDGVPDGPGMNDNGSGVAAVLETARQLGSAPDIANAVRFGFWGAEEVGLRGSRAYLASLDVEELKDIAVYLNLDMVGSPNPGYFTYDGDLSSPPDPNRPAPRVPEGSAGVERTLVAALADEDIEPDDVNLEGRSDNDSFTLAGIPAGGLFTGGSGEKTEEQAERWGGTAGEPFDPNYHKEGDDLDNIDRTALAVNAAAAAYAVGMYAQDQRGRNGLPIRDDRTRHQLSNP, from the coding sequence ATGCGTAGCACACCGTTGACCGCCGGGGCCCTGATGACCGCGATGGCCGTGTTCGGCACGGCCGTGGTGGGAGGATGCAGTCGCAGCACCCAGACCGAACCGGTGCCGGGCGCGGCGCCGGCGGCTGCCGACTTCGCCGCCGAACTGCGTGACCGGATCTCCGGTGACGCGGTGTTCGCCCATCTGACCGAGTTGCAGAGGATCGCCGACGAGCACGGCGGCAACCGGGCGCTGGGCACCCCGGGTTACGACGCGAGCGTCGACTATGTGGTCGATGTGTTGCGGGACAGCGGTTTCGAGGTCGAAACCCCGGAGTTCGAGGTGCGGCTGCCGTTCGCCGAGGACCCCGAGGTGACGGTGGGCGGCGCCCCGGTGTCCGCCAAACCGCTGTTGTTCACCATCGGCACCGGCCCGGACGGGGTGTCGGGTCCGCTGGTGCCCGCACGCGCCGACGACGACAGTCCCGGGTGCACCGCCGACGACTACGACGGTCTGCCGGTCGACGGCGCGGTGGTGCTGGTCGACCGGGGCCATTGCCCGTTCGGCGACAAACAGGCCGCGGCCGCCGAACGCGGCGCGGTGGCGCTGATCGTGGCGAACACCGTCGACGAAGAGGAGATGGGCGGCACCCTCGGGGAGAGAACCGAGGTCGAGATCCCGGTCGTCAGCGTGTCCAAGTCCGAGGGCGCCCGGCTGCGGGAACGGCCCGGGCCCACCGCGATCACGCTGGAGGCTGGTGTGGAGACCAAACGCACCCGCAATGTGATCGCGCAGACCTCGACCGGCGCGACCAGCGATGTGGTGATGATCGGTGCCCACCTCGACGGTGTTCCCGACGGGCCCGGGATGAACGACAACGGCTCCGGTGTCGCAGCGGTTCTGGAGACCGCGCGGCAGCTGGGCAGCGCGCCGGACATCGCCAACGCGGTGCGGTTCGGGTTCTGGGGCGCCGAGGAGGTCGGGCTGCGCGGATCGCGGGCCTATCTGGCGTCATTGGATGTCGAGGAACTCAAAGACATCGCGGTGTACCTGAACCTGGACATGGTGGGCTCACCGAATCCGGGCTACTTCACCTATGACGGGGACCTGTCGAGTCCACCGGATCCGAACCGGCCCGCGCCGCGGGTGCCGGAGGGGTCGGCCGGGGTGGAGCGCACCCTGGTGGCCGCGCTCGCCGACGAGGACATCGAACCCGACGACGTCAACCTCGAGGGCCGCTCCGACAACGACAGCTTCACCCTCGCCGGTATCCCCGCCGGGGGGCTGTTCACCGGCGGCAGCGGCGAGAAGACCGAGGAACAGGCCGAGCGGTGGGGCGGGACGGCCGGTGAACCGTTCGACCCGAACTACCACAAGGAAGGCGACGACCTCGACAACATCGACCGCACGGCGTTGGCGGTCAACGCCGCGGCCGCGGCCTATGCGGTCGGGATGTACGCCCAGGATCAGCGGGGCCGCAACGGTCTACCGATCCGCGACGACCGCACCCGCCATCAGCTGAGCAATCCGTGA
- a CDS encoding APC family permease — protein sequence MPRRLGTLDAVTIGLGAMIGAGIFVALGPAAAAAGPWLLAGLGIAAAVAYCNATASARLAARYPQSGGTYVYGRERLGAFWGYTAGFSFVVGKTASCAAMALTIGFYLWPGHAHAIAVAAVVALTALTYLGIEKSALLTRLVVAGVLGVLTAVVVLVLGFGAPAGRVAGGGTDIGAGAVLQSAALLFFAFAGYARIATLGEEVRDPARTIRRAIPLALGITLTVYGAVTAAVLVALGSAGLARSPAPVADAVTAAGFGGFAPVVRGAAVVAAVGALLALLLGVSRTVLAMARDRHLPSALAAVHPRFGSPHRAGLAVGAVVAVLAGLLDLRDAIGFSSFAVLLYYAITNATAYTLGGRRMTPVLGLAGCLVLAVSLPPASVLAGAAVVAVGAAGYLVSRRAG from the coding sequence TTGCCGCGTCGGCTGGGCACCCTCGACGCGGTGACGATCGGGCTGGGCGCGATGATCGGGGCCGGCATCTTCGTCGCGCTCGGTCCGGCGGCGGCTGCCGCCGGCCCGTGGCTGCTGGCCGGGCTGGGCATCGCCGCGGCGGTGGCCTACTGCAATGCCACCGCGTCGGCGCGGTTGGCCGCCCGTTACCCGCAGTCCGGCGGCACCTACGTCTACGGTCGGGAACGGCTCGGGGCGTTCTGGGGGTACACCGCCGGGTTCAGCTTCGTCGTCGGCAAGACCGCGTCCTGTGCGGCGATGGCGTTGACCATCGGGTTCTACCTGTGGCCGGGACACGCGCACGCGATCGCGGTAGCCGCGGTGGTGGCGTTGACCGCGCTCACCTATCTGGGCATCGAGAAGTCGGCGCTGCTGACCCGGCTCGTGGTGGCCGGTGTGCTCGGGGTGCTCACCGCGGTGGTGGTGCTCGTGCTGGGGTTCGGCGCGCCCGCCGGCCGGGTGGCGGGCGGCGGCACCGACATCGGCGCGGGCGCGGTGCTGCAGTCCGCCGCGCTGTTGTTCTTCGCGTTCGCCGGGTACGCCCGGATCGCCACCCTCGGTGAGGAGGTCCGCGACCCCGCCCGCACGATCCGGCGCGCCATCCCGCTGGCCCTGGGCATCACCCTGACCGTGTACGGGGCGGTGACTGCGGCGGTGCTCGTCGCGCTCGGCAGCGCCGGCCTGGCCCGCTCGCCCGCTCCGGTGGCCGACGCCGTCACCGCGGCCGGGTTCGGCGGGTTCGCGCCGGTGGTGCGCGGCGCCGCGGTCGTCGCCGCGGTGGGTGCGCTGCTGGCCCTGCTGCTGGGGGTCTCGCGCACGGTGCTGGCGATGGCCCGGGACCGGCACCTGCCGTCCGCGCTGGCCGCGGTGCATCCGCGGTTCGGCAGCCCACACCGGGCCGGGCTGGCGGTGGGCGCCGTGGTCGCGGTGCTGGCCGGGCTGCTCGACCTGCGCGACGCCATCGGCTTCTCGTCGTTCGCCGTCCTGCTGTACTACGCGATCACCAATGCCACGGCGTACACCCTGGGCGGGCGGCGGATGACACCGGTGCTGGGTCTGGCCGGGTGCCTGGTGCTGGCGGTGTCACTGCCGCCGGCCTCGGTGCTGGCCGGTGCGGCGGTGGTCGCCGTCGGCGCGGCCGGCTATCTGGTGTCGCGGCGGGCCGGCTGA
- a CDS encoding DsbA family protein, protein MRWLTLTAMLGVAVLLSGCTVTVDGAASAPADAPGDATVVVAEDGYGVELGYQFAPARIEIYIEPLCPACARLQRRYGEDLRSAIERDELRVTYRPLTFLDRSGGYSKRVSNALFAAAEPGSDAGATQVQAFVMQTYRLLSPVGDNLDARGLAAVAGDVGLPDDVVDLIADNAPAVDVEAMDSYNTERFEELTGKRAYTPMVFDLNARAEVDVDDPDWVADVIEGS, encoded by the coding sequence ATGCGCTGGCTGACCCTGACGGCGATGCTGGGGGTGGCGGTGCTGCTGAGCGGGTGTACCGTCACCGTCGACGGTGCCGCCTCGGCGCCCGCGGACGCCCCGGGAGACGCCACCGTCGTGGTGGCCGAGGACGGTTACGGAGTCGAACTCGGATACCAGTTCGCCCCGGCGCGGATCGAGATCTACATCGAGCCGTTGTGCCCGGCCTGCGCGCGGCTGCAACGCCGTTACGGCGAGGATCTGCGCAGCGCCATCGAACGTGACGAGCTGCGGGTGACCTATCGGCCGCTGACCTTCCTGGACCGGTCCGGCGGCTACTCCAAGCGGGTCAGCAACGCGCTGTTCGCCGCCGCCGAGCCCGGATCGGACGCCGGGGCGACCCAGGTGCAGGCGTTCGTGATGCAGACGTACCGGCTGCTCTCCCCGGTCGGCGACAATCTCGACGCCCGCGGATTGGCCGCCGTCGCCGGGGATGTCGGTCTCCCGGACGACGTCGTCGATCTGATCGCGGACAACGCGCCGGCCGTCGACGTCGAGGCGATGGACTCCTACAACACCGAACGCTTCGAGGAGCTCACCGGTAAGCGCGCCTATACGCCGATGGTGTTCGACCTCAACGCGCGGGCCGAGGTGGACGTCGACGATCCGGACTGGGTGGCTGACGTCATCGAGGGTTCCTGA
- a CDS encoding septum formation family protein, translating to MTEQPGAYPPPPPQPYSSGPPRPPRPPRRRIRGWVVAASALAVLAALALGAAAYLQSGRGGVDVADVEVGHCVAEVPDSSRVTTLAVVDCTEQHRGEVFAVIPIPDGAYPPASVLEEHQRRCRPALDGYATPAPDRPVEVFVLAPSEESWERGHRTVTCIAITDNYRTDTMR from the coding sequence ATGACGGAGCAGCCCGGGGCGTATCCGCCGCCCCCGCCGCAACCGTATTCATCCGGCCCGCCGAGGCCGCCGCGGCCGCCGCGGCGCCGGATCCGCGGCTGGGTCGTCGCGGCGTCGGCGCTGGCCGTCCTCGCGGCGCTGGCCCTCGGCGCGGCCGCCTACCTGCAGAGCGGGCGCGGTGGTGTTGACGTGGCCGACGTCGAGGTCGGTCACTGCGTCGCCGAGGTCCCCGACAGCAGCCGGGTGACCACGCTTGCGGTCGTGGACTGCACCGAGCAGCACCGCGGTGAGGTGTTCGCGGTCATCCCCATTCCGGACGGCGCCTACCCGCCCGCCTCGGTGCTGGAGGAGCATCAGCGCAGATGCCGGCCCGCACTGGACGGCTACGCCACCCCGGCGCCGGACCGCCCGGTCGAGGTGTTCGTGCTGGCCCCGTCGGAGGAATCGTGGGAGCGCGGGCACCGCACCGTCACGTGCATCGCGATCACCGACAACTACCGCACCGACACCATGCGCTGA
- a CDS encoding alpha/beta hydrolase family protein produces MSLEEIAGVAHHPTGAPAGAVVLTHGAGGDRDSALLQRVCDEWASRGWLAVRYNLPYRRRRPKGPPSNSAATDQQGVAEAIRWAHSVTDGPVIAGGHSYGGRMTSMVVAGRNPEAMPRLAALTLFSYPVHPPGKPERTRTDHLRAITVPTVFTHGSSDPFGSLDEVRAAAALIPARTEVVAVAGARHDLGSRDIDVAAAAVTAALQLVA; encoded by the coding sequence ATGAGTCTCGAGGAGATCGCCGGGGTCGCACACCATCCCACCGGCGCCCCGGCCGGCGCGGTGGTGCTCACCCACGGGGCCGGCGGCGATCGGGATTCGGCTCTGCTGCAGCGGGTCTGCGACGAGTGGGCGAGCCGCGGCTGGCTGGCCGTAAGGTACAACCTGCCCTACCGCAGGCGCCGCCCCAAGGGACCACCGTCGAACTCCGCGGCGACCGATCAACAAGGGGTGGCGGAGGCGATCCGGTGGGCGCACTCGGTCACCGACGGGCCGGTGATCGCCGGCGGACACTCCTACGGCGGGCGGATGACGTCGATGGTGGTGGCCGGGCGCAATCCGGAGGCGATGCCGCGGCTGGCGGCGCTCACCCTGTTCTCCTATCCGGTGCACCCGCCCGGTAAGCCGGAGCGGACCCGCACCGACCATCTGCGGGCCATCACGGTCCCCACCGTGTTCACCCACGGCAGCTCCGATCCGTTCGGCAGCCTCGACGAGGTGCGCGCCGCCGCGGCGCTGATCCCGGCCCGCACCGAGGTGGTGGCCGTCGCCGGGGCACGGCACGATCTGGGCTCCCGCGACATCGACGTGGCGGCAGCGGCGGTGACCGCGGCACTACAGTTGGTGGCATGA
- a CDS encoding helix-turn-helix transcriptional regulator: MTAQRVERPAESRAVAEFLAAVLAEPSALVLEGEPGIGKTTLWLAAIEAAAGQGFRVLAARASTAESVLAYAALGDLLSGVDDAVLAGLAAPQRAALEAVLLRADGADGINQRAVAAGFLTVVRTLADASPVLLAVDDLQWIDTASRLVLGYVARRLPRNTGLLGAARTEARAPAPDSWLRLPTPEAFRRITLAPFGLAGLREVLLARLGRTFPRAVMVQIHHISGGNPFYALELARAMDDGSPLVRLPSSLTELVRARIGRIGADARNVLLAAACSAAPTVESVARAVGVDEPRVVRLLSDAVDRDIIRMDGHRICFSHPLLARGVYDDATATRRRAMHRRLAEIVDEPELQARHLAIAVGWADPQVLACLDRAAEAARLRGAPSTAAELIDMAIGLGGDSPERRLMSARNHVDAGDGDSARAILKRSSAEMTGAPRAQVLRLLGGLEILYGSYLDAADALRRALTDATDDAVLRARILTLLAFVEFNTGRRAAAAADADEAVECATRAGDRGVLSQALAMRTLVTCLLGRGFDPAALHRALELEEPGSGDLGITRTSGLHAMLLAYTGRFDAAVEVMRAVARHCRDRGEGLDLTYIALHRVLVELWRGEVRAAATIAEEAIESAAVLDGDLPRGVVLLLRQALATYAGRVDDARGDGARAAAIFARSGSAILTTLTTSLTGFLELSVGDHVAAIATLRPLLPILGPDLEGTEIITAGFLPDLVEAQVLMGLLDDAEPLVQALTRNGRRLDRPWMLAVAARCRAMMLAARGDLAGAVAAVDSALAELDRVPMRFERARTLLLLGQLRRRQRHRDAAAAALRAALESFEDMGTTLWAERARAELGRTVANRARRALLSESELRIAQLSASGMTNRDVAAALFVSPKTVEANLTRIYRKLGIHSRAELGRVMGGDRPDDRSQDGANHRESPDAAGQSVH; this comes from the coding sequence TTGACGGCGCAGCGAGTGGAACGTCCGGCGGAGTCTCGGGCCGTTGCCGAGTTCCTCGCCGCGGTCCTCGCTGAGCCGAGTGCGCTGGTACTGGAGGGCGAACCCGGTATCGGCAAGACCACGCTGTGGCTGGCCGCCATCGAGGCCGCCGCCGGACAGGGTTTCCGCGTGCTGGCCGCACGGGCGTCGACGGCCGAATCGGTGCTCGCCTACGCCGCGCTGGGTGATCTGTTGAGCGGTGTCGACGACGCCGTGCTCGCCGGGCTGGCGGCGCCGCAACGGGCCGCGCTGGAGGCGGTGCTGCTGCGCGCCGACGGTGCGGACGGCATCAACCAGCGAGCGGTGGCCGCCGGTTTCCTCACCGTCGTCAGAACGCTGGCCGATGCGTCGCCGGTGCTGCTCGCGGTCGACGACCTGCAGTGGATCGACACCGCGAGCCGGCTGGTGCTCGGGTACGTCGCGCGCCGCCTGCCCCGCAACACCGGTCTGCTCGGTGCGGCACGCACCGAGGCCCGTGCGCCGGCGCCGGATTCCTGGCTGCGCCTGCCGACTCCCGAGGCGTTCAGGCGGATCACCCTGGCGCCGTTCGGGCTGGCGGGCCTGCGTGAGGTGCTGCTGGCCCGGTTGGGCCGCACGTTCCCCCGCGCGGTCATGGTGCAGATCCACCACATCTCCGGTGGAAATCCGTTCTACGCCCTGGAATTGGCGCGAGCGATGGACGACGGCAGCCCGCTGGTGCGGCTGCCGAGCTCACTCACCGAACTGGTGCGGGCGCGGATCGGGCGGATTGGAGCCGACGCCAGGAACGTGCTGCTGGCCGCGGCGTGCTCCGCGGCGCCGACGGTGGAATCGGTGGCCCGGGCGGTGGGCGTCGACGAACCACGGGTGGTCCGACTGCTGTCCGACGCGGTCGACCGCGACATCATCCGGATGGACGGCCACCGGATCTGCTTCAGCCATCCGCTGCTGGCCCGGGGAGTCTACGACGACGCCACCGCCACCCGGCGACGGGCGATGCACCGGCGGTTGGCCGAGATCGTCGACGAACCCGAACTGCAGGCCAGACACCTCGCCATCGCCGTCGGGTGGGCGGACCCGCAGGTGCTGGCCTGCCTGGACCGGGCCGCCGAGGCGGCACGCCTGCGCGGGGCGCCCAGCACGGCGGCCGAACTGATCGACATGGCGATCGGTCTGGGCGGCGATTCACCGGAGCGCCGCCTGATGTCGGCCCGCAATCACGTCGACGCGGGTGACGGAGACTCCGCCCGGGCCATCCTCAAACGCAGCAGCGCCGAGATGACCGGCGCGCCGCGCGCCCAGGTGCTCCGGCTGCTCGGCGGGTTGGAGATCCTCTACGGCAGCTACCTCGACGCGGCGGACGCGTTACGCCGGGCGCTCACCGACGCCACCGACGATGCCGTGCTCCGGGCGCGGATCCTGACCCTCCTGGCATTCGTCGAGTTCAACACCGGCCGGCGCGCCGCCGCCGCGGCGGACGCCGATGAGGCGGTCGAGTGTGCGACCAGGGCGGGTGACCGCGGGGTGCTGAGCCAGGCGCTGGCGATGCGGACCCTGGTGACCTGCCTGCTGGGGCGGGGGTTCGATCCGGCCGCCCTGCACCGCGCCCTGGAACTGGAGGAACCCGGTTCGGGGGATCTGGGGATCACCCGCACCAGCGGGTTGCACGCCATGCTGCTGGCCTACACCGGCCGATTCGACGCGGCCGTCGAGGTCATGCGGGCCGTGGCCCGACATTGCCGCGACCGCGGTGAGGGTCTGGATCTGACGTATATCGCCCTGCACCGGGTTCTGGTGGAACTCTGGCGGGGCGAAGTCCGCGCGGCGGCGACGATCGCCGAGGAGGCGATCGAGTCCGCGGCGGTGCTGGACGGCGACCTCCCCCGCGGCGTCGTCCTGCTGCTGCGCCAGGCCCTCGCCACCTATGCGGGCCGCGTCGACGACGCCCGTGGCGACGGTGCCCGGGCGGCCGCAATCTTCGCCCGGTCGGGATCCGCCATTCTCACGACGCTGACCACCTCGCTGACCGGATTCCTGGAGTTGTCGGTCGGTGATCACGTGGCCGCGATCGCCACCCTGCGGCCCCTACTGCCCATCCTCGGCCCGGATCTCGAGGGCACCGAGATCATCACGGCCGGATTCCTGCCCGACCTGGTCGAGGCGCAGGTGCTCATGGGCCTGCTCGACGATGCCGAACCGTTGGTGCAGGCGTTGACACGTAACGGCCGTCGGCTGGACCGGCCCTGGATGCTGGCGGTCGCGGCGCGGTGCCGGGCCATGATGCTCGCTGCCCGTGGCGACCTCGCGGGAGCGGTGGCCGCGGTCGACAGCGCCCTGGCCGAACTGGACCGGGTGCCGATGCGCTTCGAGCGGGCCCGCACCCTGTTGCTGCTCGGTCAGCTGCGACGCCGGCAGCGGCACCGGGACGCCGCCGCCGCCGCGTTGCGCGCGGCGCTGGAGTCGTTCGAGGACATGGGGACGACGTTGTGGGCGGAGCGGGCCCGCGCCGAGCTGGGCCGGACCGTCGCCAACCGGGCCCGGCGCGCGCTGTTGTCGGAGTCCGAGCTGCGGATCGCGCAGCTGTCGGCATCCGGGATGACCAACCGCGATGTCGCCGCGGCGCTGTTCGTGAGCCCGAAGACCGTCGAGGCCAATCTCACCCGCATCTACCGCAAACTCGGTATCCACTCCCGCGCCGAACTCGGCCGGGTGATGGGCGGCGACAGGCCTGACGACAGATCCCAGGACGGCGCAAACCATAGGGAATCACCCGATGCCGCAGGGCAATCCGTTCACTAG